A genomic segment from Malus domestica chromosome 05, GDT2T_hap1 encodes:
- the LOC114825068 gene encoding uncharacterized protein produces NPRPALLRTSEKENGGSSRSSNLSPAPPPPPPPTTTTTTIFFLLPFPQTPCYLHHHHHHCIHASPHPTPYTYLPFPSFLLVSPSLLLPPSHRSPLSTSPKASLQEEAQTQQLEIPEDNNNGEEIEIEIENSDNKEDGQVSSDPTPALKRDGVKPPTLTVKEKKELASYAHSLGKKLKSQLVGKSGLTASVAASFIENLESNELRKVKIHGTCPGELEDVGTQLEESTGSVVTKDIIETHIDGIP; encoded by the exons AATCCAAGGCCCGCATTGTTAAGAAccagcgaaaaagaaaatggcgGCAGCAGTAGGAGTTCCAACCTGTCACCggctccacctcctcctccacctcccaccaccaccaccaccaccatattcTTCCTTCTCCCTTTTCCTCAAACCCCTTGttacctccaccaccaccaccaccattgcaTTCACGCATCTCCACATCCCACGCCGTACACTTATCTCCCATTCCCTTCCTTCCTTCTCGTctcgccctctctccttctGCCTCCCTCCCACCGCTCCCCACTCTCCACCTCCCCCAAGGCCTCTTTACAAGAAGAAGCACAAACCCAACAACTCGAAATTCCAGAAGATAATAATAATGGTGAAGAAATTGAGATCGAAATAGAGAACTCGGATAATAAAGAGGATGGCCAAGTGAGTTCGGATCCTACACCTGCTCTGAAGAGAGATGGGGTGAAGCCGCCGACGCTGACGgtgaaagaaaagaaggaacTTGCTTCTTATGCTCACAGCTTGGGGAAGAAGCTTAAGTCCCAGTTGGTGGGGAAGTCCGGCTTGACAGCCAGCGTCGCCGCTTCTTTTATAGAGAACCTTGAATCCAATGAGCTTCGCAag GTGAAAATTCACGGGACATGTCCTGGTGAGCTAGAGGATGTCGGTACACAATTGGAGGAATCAACTGGTTCAGTTGTGACGAAAGACATAATCGAGACCCACATCGATGGAATACcgtaa